One Hydrogenophaga crassostreae genomic region harbors:
- a CDS encoding DUF2818 family protein: MNHSFSVGLVLLAAFVGANLPFINNRWIAVIPRSAPKSLWMRAGELVVCYFLVGGLGLALEQSAGQIYPQGWEFYATTGALFLTLAFPGFVFRYLMKHKR; encoded by the coding sequence ATGAATCACTCATTCTCAGTAGGGCTCGTGCTTTTAGCGGCCTTTGTCGGCGCCAATTTGCCGTTTATCAACAACCGCTGGATAGCCGTTATTCCCCGCAGTGCGCCCAAGTCATTGTGGATGCGCGCAGGGGAGCTTGTGGTTTGTTATTTCCTGGTTGGGGGCCTGGGCCTCGCCCTGGAGCAATCCGCTGGCCAAATCTACCCACAAGGCTGGGAGTTTTACGCTACAACCGGCGCGCTTTTCCTGACCCTGGCCTTTCCCGGTTTTGTGTTCCGCTATTTGATGAAACACAAGCGCTGA